The Achromobacter deleyi genome has a window encoding:
- a CDS encoding Bug family tripartite tricarboxylate transporter substrate binding protein, producing MSRRLFGRSARFALAGMFATLSFAGIAHAADYPARPIKLVVPFAAGGSTDIVARLVAEFAGRDLKQTIVVENKAGAGGSLGMEQVARSTPDGYTIGMATMSTHGSNPAVFRKMNYDPVKDFAPIANVLAVPSIFAINPNIPAKNMAEFVALSKSAPDRYSFASPGVGSLGHVNIENFMMLAGIKLLHVPYRGAGPALNDVMGGQVDAITDNLSSTLPQVLGGKLRPLAVLGAERSPLLPDVPTYIELGYPDMGTGGWFGLVAPAGTPPAVVDRLNKAVRAAMADPEFRKKAEDVGGTLMPTTPQEFQVQIDQALARYAKVAKAANIQAD from the coding sequence GCCGGCATCGCGCATGCCGCCGACTATCCCGCCCGCCCCATCAAGCTGGTGGTCCCCTTTGCCGCGGGCGGTTCGACCGACATCGTGGCGCGCCTGGTGGCGGAGTTCGCCGGCCGTGACCTGAAGCAGACCATCGTGGTCGAGAACAAGGCCGGCGCGGGCGGTTCGCTGGGCATGGAGCAAGTCGCCCGCTCGACACCGGACGGCTACACCATAGGCATGGCCACGATGAGCACGCATGGCTCGAACCCGGCCGTGTTCCGCAAGATGAACTACGACCCGGTCAAGGACTTCGCGCCGATCGCCAATGTGCTGGCCGTGCCCAGCATTTTCGCGATCAATCCGAACATCCCGGCCAAGAACATGGCCGAGTTCGTCGCGCTGTCCAAGAGCGCGCCGGACCGCTACAGTTTCGCCTCGCCGGGCGTGGGATCGCTGGGCCACGTGAACATCGAGAACTTCATGATGCTGGCCGGCATCAAGCTGCTGCATGTGCCGTATCGCGGCGCGGGTCCGGCGTTGAACGATGTGATGGGCGGGCAGGTCGACGCGATCACCGACAACCTGTCCTCCACCTTGCCTCAGGTGCTGGGCGGCAAGCTGCGCCCGCTGGCCGTGCTGGGCGCCGAGCGCTCGCCCTTGCTGCCCGACGTGCCGACCTACATTGAACTGGGCTATCCCGACATGGGCACGGGCGGCTGGTTCGGCCTGGTGGCGCCGGCCGGCACGCCGCCGGCCGTGGTGGACCGCCTGAACAAGGCAGTCCGCGCCGCGATGGCCGATCCGGAATTCCGCAAGAAGGCCGAGGACGTGGGTGGTACGCTGATGCCCACGACGCCCCAAGAGTTCCAGGTGCAGATTGACCAGGCCCTGGCTCGTTACGCCAAGGTGGCCAAGGCCGCCAACATCCAGGCTGACTGA